A window of bacterium genomic DNA:
TAATTTCAAACACCAATCCAGCCATAGCGTAAATGCCAGGGTCACCGCCGCTGATGACTGAAACGGTTTTGCCGGCAATAGCCAATTCTACTGCCTTTTGACATCTCTTTAGTTCCTGCGTCATCCCCGTAGAGATGATTTCTTTATCTTTAATCAGTTCTGCTATAAGGTTGATATAACTGTTATATCCTACAATAACCTCAGAACTTCTAATTTTCTTCTGGGCATAAGGTGTAATATGTTCACTATCACCGGGGCCTACACCGACAATGTATATTTCCCCTTTTTCTTCTGTTTTGTGTTCTGCCACGGCTATCGTTACATTTCTTATCTTTTGTTTTGGTATAAGCAGTTTGTTTGCCTTTGAGGCAAGTAGTGCGGCTGGCTCGGCGACACCTATTGCCCCGGTGGACTTAAATACAGACTCAGATTTCAATATCCCCTTCACTGAATTGAGTTCGTCCGTAGAGAATGTCTGAGTTAAGAGGTTGTAAATTTGGGCAAATGCCACTAATCCTGGTTCAAGAGATTTTATATCAATGGTAGCAATAGATATGACATCAGCAAATGAGAGATTATGTTTTGCCAATGTCTTTCTTACTGCTTTTTCTATTTCATTTTCTGATGTGCCGCGATTACAGCCAATACCAATTACCAAATTGCTATGGGATATATTGTGAACATCTGATGCCGTAGTGATAACTGCCTGACCATCAAGGAATTTTGCGATATTTCTTGCGGTTTTATTTGCTCCGCCCAGATGTCCACTCAAGAGACTGATGACAAACTTTCCCTTTTCATCAAGCACAACTACAGCCGGGTCTGTCTTTTTGTCCTTTATCAATGGAGCAATCGTCCTTACCACAATACCGCACGCCATAATAAAAATAAGGTTTTTGCATTCATTCCATATTTCAGAAACAGCCGCAGATTGAAATTTTAGGATTTGGGCATCTGGATAAAGTCCCTTAATCCGTTGTGCAAGGTTTCTGCCATTGTTTGAGATGTAAAGTATTACGGTTTTATTTTCGGCATACATGTTTGAAATCTTTATGATAAAGTTTTGATTCCTTTCCTAACGATTTTTCTGAGGCTTTCAATGCCTCGCCAATATATATCAAGGCAG
This region includes:
- the cobJ gene encoding precorrin-3B C(17)-methyltransferase codes for the protein MYAENKTVILYISNNGRNLAQRIKGLYPDAQILKFQSAAVSEIWNECKNLIFIMACGIVVRTIAPLIKDKKTDPAVVVLDEKGKFVISLLSGHLGGANKTARNIAKFLDGQAVITTASDVHNISHSNLVIGIGCNRGTSENEIEKAVRKTLAKHNLSFADVISIATIDIKSLEPGLVAFAQIYNLLTQTFSTDELNSVKGILKSESVFKSTGAIGVAEPAALLASKANKLLIPKQKIRNVTIAVAEHKTEEKGEIYIVGVGPGDSEHITPYAQKKIRSSEVIVGYNSYINLIAELIKDKEIISTGMTQELKRCQKAVELAIAGKTVSVISGGDPGIYAMAGLVFEIIKKQNLPEINIEVVPGISALNASAARLGAPLMHDFAVISLSDRLTPWELIKRRLESAAMSDFVIVFYNPRSIGRQKQINKAREIILKYRTPETPVGIVKGAMRDNEKIIVTNLKDMLDYEIDMQTTIIIGNSQTFLWNNRMITPRGYEVPFYSHQNLT